The proteins below are encoded in one region of bacterium:
- a CDS encoding VOC family protein, translating to MHTFAHIEFPTLDVRKAVEFYGPLFNWTFRKFYGDDYLLICTSEGETIGGLTRVSEIPRISGFYNYVEVADVDSALKKAEKLGGSVSRLSSELPDGMGCYGVILSPDGYPLGIWSKTGVAK from the coding sequence ATGCACACCTTCGCACACATTGAATTTCCAACCCTTGACGTTCGCAAGGCAGTAGAGTTCTATGGACCTTTGTTCAACTGGACGTTCCGGAAGTTCTATGGCGATGATTACCTTCTGATTTGCACATCCGAAGGTGAAACGATCGGCGGGCTGACGCGGGTCAGCGAGATTCCGCGGATTTCGGGATTTTACAACTATGTCGAGGTCGCCGACGTGGACAGTGCGCTGAAGAAAGCCGAGAAACTGGGTGGATCGGTGTCGCGGCTGAGTTCGGAACTTCCCGATGGAATGGGGTGCTACGGCGTGATCCTCAGTCCCGACGGCTATCCGCTCGGCATCTGGTCAAAAACAGGTGTCGCGAAGTAG
- a CDS encoding thioredoxin family protein has translation MGAGDPKAQGLIIGSPMPPFNLKNVDGSMLASETFSGKRAVAVIFSCNHCPFVHSYESRMIQLAGEYQPKGVPFVLINPNDPKKQPQDSFENMQKRAAEKGYPFPYLLDETQNVAKAYGASRTPEVFLFGPDRKLVYWGRIDDNTEEPQVKKRDLKDALDHVLAGTPAAIEEPITKAFGCTIKWRD, from the coding sequence ATGGGAGCCGGAGATCCCAAGGCACAAGGACTCATCATCGGCTCGCCGATGCCGCCTTTCAATCTGAAGAACGTGGACGGCAGTATGCTCGCGTCCGAGACCTTTTCCGGCAAGCGGGCGGTAGCCGTAATCTTCTCGTGCAATCACTGTCCGTTCGTCCACTCCTACGAGAGCCGGATGATTCAACTGGCGGGTGAGTATCAACCCAAGGGCGTACCGTTCGTTCTCATCAATCCCAACGATCCGAAGAAGCAGCCGCAGGACAGCTTCGAGAATATGCAGAAGCGCGCCGCCGAAAAGGGCTACCCATTCCCCTATCTCTTGGACGAAACGCAGAACGTTGCCAAAGCCTACGGGGCGTCGCGTACACCCGAAGTGTTTCTGTTCGGCCCCGACCGTAAGCTTGTGTACTGGGGACGCATTGACGACAACACCGAAGAACCGCAGGTCAAGAAACGCGATCTGAAGGATGCGCTCGATCACGTGCTGGCCGGCACTCCCGCAGCGATTGAAGAGCCCATCACCAAGGCGTTCGGCTGCACGATCAAGTGGCGCGACTGA
- a CDS encoding helix-turn-helix domain-containing protein codes for MVILNIQQAAKFLGKTPAALRNGYKRWGVPHFRLGGQIKFTQEALQEWVEKNMVVAESEEETKPKAGTATDGRRGKRLSAKPSSRP; via the coding sequence ATGGTGATCCTCAACATCCAACAGGCTGCGAAGTTCTTGGGAAAGACTCCGGCCGCTCTGCGGAACGGCTATAAGAGGTGGGGTGTACCTCACTTTCGACTCGGTGGTCAGATCAAGTTCACGCAGGAAGCGTTGCAAGAGTGGGTTGAGAAAAACATGGTGGTGGCCGAGTCCGAAGAAGAGACGAAGCCGAAAGCCGGTACCGCCACCGATGGCCGCCGCGGCAAGCGGCTCTCAGCCAAACCGTCTTCGCGGCCGTAA
- a CDS encoding cupin domain-containing protein, translating to MFVKSLESCKPFVAGDRTILRELLHPLRDPVGIRYSLAHAKLAVGKWSDLHVLTTSEVYYILAGRGTMEIDGAQREVGPGDAVYIPPEARQRILSLGPADIEFLCIVDPAWRAEDETVL from the coding sequence GTGTTCGTGAAATCGCTCGAATCGTGCAAGCCGTTTGTGGCCGGGGATCGCACGATCCTCCGCGAGCTCTTGCATCCCCTGCGCGATCCGGTGGGGATCCGCTATAGTCTGGCGCACGCAAAGCTGGCAGTGGGCAAATGGTCGGATTTGCACGTTCTCACGACCAGTGAAGTGTACTACATACTGGCGGGACGGGGGACGATGGAAATTGACGGGGCGCAGCGGGAGGTTGGACCGGGCGATGCGGTGTACATCCCGCCCGAAGCCCGACAGCGCATTCTGAGTCTCGGTCCTGCGGATATCGAATTTCTCTGCATCGTAGATCCCGCTTGGCGGGCCGAGGATGAGACGGTACTATAG